The genome window GTGGATCGATGAAAGCGAAGAGAACAGGAAGGAATATCTGGAACAACGCCAGGTATGGGATATGTATATACTTCATCAAAAGCCGGAAGATATGGCCATGAACTTTGATCAACTGATTGAAAAGCGCCGTCCCAACCCAGAGAATAAGCATCCTAAACCACCGGTAAAAGGAAAGATCCGGTTGCGTGAATTCATCAAAATTGCTGCCATATTTTTAATCGCATTCGGAGTAGGAAAATTTTTTGTTCCATCTAATAACGAGGTACAATACCACACGATTGAAGTTCCTCCCGGACAGAGGGTAAAACTGACCTTATCCGACGGTTCGCAGGTCTGGTTAAATGCACAGACCAAATTTACCTATCCTGCTACATTCAATGAGGAAAAGCGTGTCGTTATGCTGGATGGCGAAGGGCTTTTTGATGTGGTCCATGATAAAAAGAAGTCGTTCATAGTACAAACGCTACAGCATGAAATAAAAGTATTAGGCACTTCCTTTAATGTATATGCATATAGTAATAATCCATTTTTCGGGACAACATTGATTGGCGGATCAGTGCAGGTTACCGACCAGCAGAACCCGGGCAACATATACCAACTAAGCCCGGGAGAACAATTGTTTTATAATGATTTTTCAAAAAAACTGGAAATCAAAAAAGTAGAAACCAGTGAATATACGTCATGGAAAGATGGGATACATTATTTCAATGATATTTCCTTTGCAGAAATGACTGAACGACTGAGTCATTTTTACAATACCAAAATCATCATCAATGATTCTTCTGTCCTGAACTATCATTGTACAGGTAAATTCCGCCAGAAAGAAAGTATTACGGAGATTATGGATGTGGTAAAAAGCGATATCCCTTTTACCTATATATACGACAAGGAAAACAATGAATTGAGAAT of Bacteroidales bacterium contains these proteins:
- a CDS encoding FecR domain-containing protein, whose protein sequence is MEQDTFIKYFSGTISPQEEVELLEWIDESEENRKEYLEQRQVWDMYILHQKPEDMAMNFDQLIEKRRPNPENKHPKPPVKGKIRLREFIKIAAIFLIAFGVGKFFVPSNNEVQYHTIEVPPGQRVKLTLSDGSQVWLNAQTKFTYPATFNEEKRVVMLDGEGLFDVVHDKKKSFIVQTLQHEIKVLGTSFNVYAYSNNPFFGTTLIGGSVQVTDQQNPGNIYQLSPGEQLFYNDFSKKLEIKKVETSEYTSWKDGIHYFNDISFAEMTERLSHFYNTKIIINDSSVLNYHCTGKFRQKESITEIMDVVKSDIPFTYIYDKENNELRIEKK